The Candidatus Thermoplasmatota archaeon nucleotide sequence CTCCGCGTCACCGGTCGCTACGATCGGCCCGTTGACGGTGGGCCTGCCAACCAAGGCGTTGCCGAGGCTGGCGATGTTCCTTGCCGCGTTGAGGTCGGCATTGAGCGAGTAGCCGCAGACGGGGCATCGGAACGAGTGCCCCTTCCTTATCCCGAGATCCCCGCATCGAGAGCACATCTGGCTGGTGTACTCCGGTGGAACCG carries:
- a CDS encoding transposase; amino-acid sequence: VPPEYTSQMCSRCGDLGIRKGHSFRCPVCGYSLNADLNAARNIASLGNALVGRPTVNGPIVATGDAEHRTSVEVSYKPPISMGGS